aaaagaaagaggcTGTAGTTGAGCCAAAGGCTGAGGAAGTAaaggaaaaagaacaaatagaagaaaaggaagttgaagaagaagaaggcacTAACAAGAGAACCAGTGAAGAgaaggacaagaagaagcacaagaagagaagaagaagacaatacGACGATGACGTTCCAAAAGACTCAGAAACTaaagaagctgctgaagatgatgaggaagaagaagatggcGAATTTGACgaaaacaacttggaaaacgaaGAGGATGTAGAAGATGACTTGGCTGAGATTGATACAGCCAACATTATCACAAccggaagaagaaccagacGTAAAGTAATTGACTTTGCTAAGGCCGCAAAGGAATTGGATGCTGAAAATGGAGTTGTTagagaagatgacgaagaagaagaggatggagaatttgaagttAAGGAATAGTCATATAGAGCAGTATACTAAACAATGTACAATAAGAATTCTGCTATgacagaagttgaagtaaTAAAACCGTTCAAAGTGTTCTAACTGCATTGATTGTTCCCAGTAGAACTGTTGTAGATAAGTATACTATTAAATCTAGTGGAAGTATTATACGGAGAGATTTCTGCTGAAATTTTGTATGCTGTTACCATTAT
This window of the Scheffersomyces stipitis CBS 6054 chromosome 6, complete sequence genome carries:
- the MTR1 gene encoding Predicted mutarotase, producing the protein MSEEKKEAVVEPKAEEVKEKEQIEEKEVEEEEGTNKRTSEEKDKKKHKKRRRRQYDDDVPKDSETKEAAEDDEEEEDGEFDENNLENEEDVEDDLAEIDTANIITTGRRTRRKVIDFAKAAKELDAENGVVREDDEEEEDGEFEVKE